From Apilactobacillus bombintestini:
GTATCGATATCTTTGTAAGTCACGGAAATATTATGCATACGAGTAGCTTTAATCTCGATATTACCGCGGTTTTCTTCGTTTACTGTAATTATATTAGATGCCACATGAGCACGGTAACCTACTGCTGCTAACCAACTAATATCGGAGGTTAAGTTATAGGTTTCTCCTACACGATAACTACCCGCGTTAACGGTTCTAATAACTTGACCGTTTTCATCTTTAAAGACGATAGTTAATGAATAACGATGATTTGCCGTAGAACTAGTGGTGGTAACGGTAGTAGTTTTGACGGACGGGATGGTGATGGTAGCAACGGCAGGTTTGGCCACCGTTTGCTGAGTAGTATGCGTAGTCTCTTTAGTAGTTGCTTGGTGGGTTAAAGGACTATATTTATCTACGATTACGTCTTTAGGAATTACGAAACCACTAGGCACTCCCGCATCGAGATTTTCCGCTGCATGAGATACCATATTAGTAGCTTTAAATCCGGTAAATAATAAGCCACTAAACATGGCTACCACAATCCAACGCTTGCCAGTTTTATACATTCGATAATGGATTTTGTGATCTTGCATAGTATCACGTTCTTTCTAATTTATTTATTAGAAGTCATTGCCGGCTTCTTATGGGTGTCATTATAAGAGCTCGTCATGCAAAAAGATACCGATTTAGAGTTTCTTAACCAAAAATTAAACTATACAAAAAAAGCGATGATAAAAATCATCGCTTTTTCTTATACGTTCCAAGCACCGTCGACTTTTTTAAACTTAGGTGCCTTATGTTTTTCAATGTCTTCTTCTGCTTCGCTAACAGCTTGTTCTCGAATGTCTTCAGAATAGTTAGAAATCATATCAATGAATTCGTCATCTGTGAGACTTTCATCGTTTCGTTGGTTATATTCATCTTTACTCTTTTTTAGTAATTCTTGACCAATAGCTTCCACGTCAGCGTCGCTTAAGTCTGAGTATACTGCTACCCATAAGTTATACATGTAGTTAAACACGATTTTATCGTTAAACATGAGCGTCCCCCCTGATATGAATTTCAATTTCGATACGTTAATTTTACTATATTTATCAATAAATTTACATAATAACTTAAAAAATCATATAAAAATCCCTTAAGAAAAGCTTCATAGCCGTTCAGATAATTTATATAATTGTTCATTTTTTATGAATCAATCGTTAATTAAATAACTGATATTAGTTATTTTTATACATAATTTATAAAAATTACTTGAATTTTTAAAAGTTTTTTAACCGCTAAACCCCTTGTTTTATTTGGATTCTAGCGGATAATTATCCTCAATTATAGGAGAATATCTTCCTATATAAATCTCAAAACAGCAAAGGAGATTAGTTTATGAAATTTGGCAGCATTGAAGCCGGCGGCACTAAGTTCGTCTGCGCCGTAGGTAACGAGAAATACGAAATTTTGGATAGTGTAAGAATCCCTACCACTACACCTACCGAAACCATTAATAAATGCATTGAGTACTTCGAAAAATTCGATGATTTAGTGGCCATGAGTATCGCCTCGTTTGGACCCATCGAAATTCGTACGGAATCACCTAAGTACGGCTATATCACCGACACCCCTAAACCTAACTGGTCCAACACCAATTTCCTAGGTGCCATGAAGAAACATTTCAAAATCCCTATCTTCTGGACTACTGACGTAAACGGGTCAGCGTATGGAGAATATATCACTTCCATTAAATCCCATAATCCCTTACAAACTTTAGTTTATTATACTTTCGGCACTGGCATCGGCGGCGGTGTGATTAACGAAGGCCAATTCTTAGGTCATCAAGGTCACCCGGAAGCCGGACACGTTTATCTACAACGCCACCCTCAAGATTTGGATTTCACCGGTTTATGCCCATATCATCATAACTGTTTAGAAGGCCTTGCAGCCGGACCTACATTTGATGTCCGTTGTGGCAAACCCGGAAAAGACGTTCCCTATGACGACCCTGCCTGGGATATTGTAGCTTTCTATATCGCCCAAGCTGTAGTACAAGCAACATTATTTATCCGTCCGCAACGTATCATCTTAGGCGGTGGAGTAATCAGTGAACCGGTAATCACTAAAGTTCGCGAACAATTTAAGAAGC
This genomic window contains:
- a CDS encoding LPXTG cell wall anchor domain-containing protein, yielding MQDHKIHYRMYKTGKRWIVVAMFSGLLFTGFKATNMVSHAAENLDAGVPSGFVIPKDVIVDKYSPLTHQATTKETTHTTQQTVAKPAVATITIPSVKTTTVTTTSSTANHRYSLTIVFKDENGQVIRTVNAGSYRVGETYNLTSDISWLAAVGYRAHVASNIITVNEENRGNIEIKATRMHNISVTYKDIDTGNVIDRHTVIDNDTNVYSTAQDKAYLTSLGYSVANIPDQLKGSHEHILRLKKLPVVIPKEAPEPEVVSTSSVAELPKAEPVVPAEKSKVAAPAPAVHHKTKSAPATTRAKHAHAKHDKVAKLPQTGDQMNAASMTAIGTSLLLMAIGAGFVDIRRRRR
- the scrK gene encoding fructokinase ScrK — protein: MKFGSIEAGGTKFVCAVGNEKYEILDSVRIPTTTPTETINKCIEYFEKFDDLVAMSIASFGPIEIRTESPKYGYITDTPKPNWSNTNFLGAMKKHFKIPIFWTTDVNGSAYGEYITSIKSHNPLQTLVYYTFGTGIGGGVINEGQFLGHQGHPEAGHVYLQRHPQDLDFTGLCPYHHNCLEGLAAGPTFDVRCGKPGKDVPYDDPAWDIVAFYIAQAVVQATLFIRPQRIILGGGVISEPVITKVREQFKKLFQDYVNVGDLDYYITMPAVPENGSATVGNFALAARQYYQENIVQMD